A stretch of the Archangium violaceum genome encodes the following:
- a CDS encoding protein-disulfide reductase DsbD family protein, whose amino-acid sequence MEAKKKVGVIAAVFGLAVAVIPFLLPTGPSSSLDAARFLEAGSFALGAAVVFAGGLLTAMTPCVYPLIPITVSVFGARKAEGRGKALVLTSAYIVGMGGVFSALGVLAAKTGQAFGSMLGSPVVVTGLAVFLLALATSMFGAFELALPQELQQRLNSVGGSGLTGAFLMGSVSGFLAAPCTGPVLTGLLAFVAKSQSTVLGAALLFIYALGIGVPFFLIGVFTVRLPRGGVWMEWVKSVLGIVLVALAISYLKDGFPAVGGVVKGLADQLGRAPGAAIAAVLAMLGVLLGAIHLSFKEGARDFTLKGFGVALVVVALVVRGGAMDTKSVGSLWVSLGLMEQPKAPSFEWHAVMPAKGSGFSSESFEQVLARARSEGRPVMIDFFAEWCAACKELDRETYPALEVIEESGRFVNVKVDATNGDDALDALMERFGVEGLPTVAFISSTGELLPAPRVTGFLEPRSFVVEMKKVN is encoded by the coding sequence ATGGAAGCGAAGAAGAAGGTCGGAGTCATCGCGGCGGTATTCGGGCTGGCCGTGGCGGTCATTCCCTTTCTCCTCCCGACGGGCCCGAGCTCGAGCCTGGACGCGGCGCGTTTCCTCGAGGCCGGCAGCTTCGCGCTCGGCGCGGCCGTGGTGTTCGCCGGGGGGCTGCTCACCGCGATGACGCCGTGCGTCTACCCGCTCATCCCCATCACCGTGTCCGTCTTCGGGGCGCGCAAGGCCGAGGGCCGGGGCAAGGCGCTCGTGCTGACCAGCGCGTACATCGTCGGCATGGGGGGGGTGTTCAGCGCGCTGGGCGTGCTGGCGGCGAAGACGGGGCAGGCCTTCGGCTCGATGCTCGGGAGTCCCGTGGTGGTGACGGGGCTGGCGGTGTTCCTCCTGGCGTTGGCCACGTCCATGTTCGGCGCCTTCGAGCTGGCGCTGCCCCAGGAGCTGCAGCAGCGGCTCAACTCGGTGGGGGGCTCGGGCCTCACGGGGGCCTTCCTCATGGGCAGCGTGTCCGGCTTCCTCGCGGCCCCGTGCACCGGGCCGGTCCTGACGGGCCTGCTGGCCTTCGTGGCGAAGTCGCAGAGCACCGTGCTCGGCGCGGCGCTGCTCTTCATCTACGCGCTCGGCATTGGCGTGCCCTTCTTCCTCATCGGCGTCTTCACCGTGCGGCTGCCCCGGGGCGGCGTGTGGATGGAGTGGGTGAAGAGCGTGCTGGGCATCGTGCTGGTGGCGCTCGCCATCTCGTACCTGAAGGACGGTTTCCCGGCGGTGGGCGGGGTGGTGAAGGGCCTGGCCGATCAGCTCGGTCGCGCACCCGGCGCGGCCATCGCCGCGGTGCTGGCCATGCTGGGCGTGCTGCTGGGCGCCATCCACCTGTCCTTCAAGGAGGGCGCGCGCGACTTCACGCTCAAGGGCTTCGGCGTGGCGTTGGTGGTGGTGGCGCTGGTGGTGCGGGGGGGCGCCATGGACACGAAGAGCGTGGGCTCCCTGTGGGTGTCGCTCGGCCTGATGGAGCAGCCGAAGGCGCCCTCCTTCGAGTGGCACGCGGTGATGCCGGCCAAGGGCAGCGGCTTCTCGTCCGAGTCCTTCGAGCAGGTGCTGGCCCGCGCGAGGAGCGAGGGCCGGCCGGTGATGATCGACTTCTTCGCGGAGTGGTGCGCGGCCTGCAAGGAGCTGGACCGTGAGACGTACCCGGCCCTCGAGGTCATCGAGGAGTCGGGCCGCTTCGTCAACGTGAAGGTCGACGCCACGAACGGCGATGACGCCCTGGACGCGCTGATGGAGCGCTTCGGGGTGGAGGGCCTGCCCACGGTGGCGTTCATCTCCTCCACCGGGGAGCTCCTCCCGGCCCCCCGGGTGACGGGCTTCCTCGAGCCGCGCTCCTTCGTCGTGGAGATGAAGAAGGTCAACTAG
- a CDS encoding MaoC family dehydratase yields MRYFEDFQVGQVHELGSYVVTREEILAFARQYDPQPFHIDEEAGRQSIYGSIIASGWQTAAICHRLLVRGVLEDSSSMGSPGLDELRWLRPVRPGDTLSARIEVLESTPSRSKPDRGSIKIRMEVRNQQGEVVMTESPIALFRRRPTTT; encoded by the coding sequence ATGCGCTACTTCGAGGACTTTCAGGTGGGACAGGTACACGAGCTCGGCTCGTATGTGGTGACGCGCGAGGAGATCCTCGCGTTCGCCCGGCAGTACGATCCGCAGCCCTTTCACATCGATGAGGAAGCCGGTCGTCAATCCATCTACGGGAGCATCATCGCCAGTGGCTGGCAGACCGCGGCCATCTGCCACCGGCTGCTCGTTCGCGGCGTGTTGGAGGACTCCTCGAGCATGGGCTCGCCGGGCCTGGACGAGCTGCGCTGGCTGCGTCCGGTGCGGCCCGGGGACACGCTCTCCGCGCGCATCGAGGTGCTCGAGTCCACGCCCTCGCGCAGCAAGCCGGATCGCGGCTCCATCAAGATTCGCATGGAGGTCCGCAACCAGCAGGGCGAGGTGGTGATGACCGAGAGTCCCATCGCGCTGTTCCGCCGCCGCCCCACGACGACGTGA
- a CDS encoding cupin domain-containing protein, which yields MPTLIAAPTRITAAGNKPKLIDEYVGRVNTKQGDLSVAHMRSPGGWVEPGQTPEFREMTVVLKGLLRVEHKGGHLDVRAGQAVVTEPGEWVRYSTPEAEGAEYIAICLPAFSPDTVHRDA from the coding sequence ATGCCGACCCTCATCGCCGCCCCCACGCGCATCACCGCCGCGGGCAACAAGCCCAAGCTCATCGACGAGTACGTGGGGCGGGTGAACACGAAGCAGGGCGATCTCAGCGTCGCCCACATGCGCAGCCCCGGAGGGTGGGTGGAGCCCGGCCAGACGCCCGAGTTCCGGGAGATGACCGTGGTGCTCAAGGGCCTGTTGCGTGTGGAGCACAAGGGCGGGCACCTGGACGTGCGCGCGGGGCAGGCCGTGGTGACCGAGCCCGGCGAGTGGGTGCGCTACAGCACCCCCGAGGCCGAGGGCGCCGAGTACATCGCCATCTGCCTCCCCGCCTTCTCGCCCGACACCGTCCACCGCGACGCGTAG
- a CDS encoding aldo/keto reductase produces MAGTPKHFAPPGPLGFGGAPLGNMFNRVDEETAEGALVAAWDSGIRYFDTAPMYGCGLSEHRFGRVLRRYNRDEYVLSTKVGRLLIPDPKAPDTLGPFIGVLPFQVRYDYSADGTRRSIEDSLQRLGVGRIDIAYIHDVAEDHHGPGWTEVFSTAMKGAARELSRLRDQGVIRAWGLGVNRVEACQRALEESDPDVFLLAGRYSLLDLAALDTLFPACAARGVKVVVGGPYNSGLLAGGSMFEYAEAPREQVAARDRIAAMCRQHGVDIKAAALQFCAAHPVVASVIPGAKSGERVRQNVELMRQPIPASFWKALKQEGILPAHAPTPGT; encoded by the coding sequence ATGGCTGGTACCCCCAAGCATTTCGCTCCGCCCGGCCCGCTCGGCTTCGGAGGCGCTCCCCTGGGCAACATGTTCAACCGCGTCGACGAGGAAACCGCCGAGGGCGCACTGGTCGCGGCCTGGGACTCCGGCATCCGGTACTTCGACACCGCGCCGATGTACGGGTGCGGCCTGTCCGAGCACCGCTTCGGCCGCGTGCTGCGCCGCTACAATCGCGACGAGTACGTCCTCTCCACCAAGGTCGGCCGCTTGCTGATCCCCGATCCGAAGGCGCCCGACACGCTGGGCCCCTTCATCGGCGTCCTGCCCTTCCAGGTGCGCTACGACTACTCCGCCGACGGCACACGCCGCTCCATCGAGGACAGCCTGCAGCGACTCGGTGTGGGGCGCATCGACATCGCCTACATCCACGACGTGGCCGAGGATCATCACGGGCCGGGCTGGACCGAGGTCTTCTCCACCGCCATGAAGGGCGCGGCGCGCGAGCTGAGCCGCCTGCGAGACCAGGGCGTCATCCGCGCCTGGGGCCTGGGCGTGAACCGGGTGGAGGCCTGCCAGCGAGCGCTGGAGGAGTCGGACCCGGACGTATTCCTGCTCGCCGGGCGATACAGCCTGTTGGATCTCGCGGCCCTGGACACGCTGTTCCCCGCTTGTGCCGCGCGCGGCGTGAAGGTCGTCGTGGGAGGCCCCTACAACTCCGGCCTGCTCGCGGGAGGCTCCATGTTCGAGTACGCGGAGGCGCCTCGCGAGCAGGTGGCCGCGCGGGACCGCATCGCCGCGATGTGCCGTCAGCACGGCGTAGACATCAAGGCGGCGGCCCTGCAGTTCTGCGCGGCCCATCCCGTCGTGGCCTCGGTCATCCCCGGGGCCAAGAGCGGGGAGCGGGTGCGCCAGAACGTGGAGCTGATGCGTCAGCCCATCCCCGCCTCGTTCTGGAAGGCGCTGAAGCAGGAGGGCATCCTGCCAGCACACGCGCCCACTCCGGGGACTTGA
- a CDS encoding SPFH domain-containing protein — translation MSTNEKRAVKLNAVGALELASAQGGGDEPRRYQGGWRAGKPEEDPEKMKKWGLVTARPSEFLIHMRRGRVREVSGQGASCFKLPGDAVAIVPTSVQRLQFTADQVTSEKVGVQVTGLAVYRIVDPLVAFRMLNFSFPERAQQKLQELLREMFVGAVRRLVANLSVEECLSKRKEGIATELMREIAPVVSGKGRLEDRSDTGWGVVLDTIEIQDVRVLSETVFANMQARFRQEQERVAREAELAKERFIRREEAEAERQISLTRLATEEEVRHKRQEAEEQAKLEALAVESRVEEARVAKERSTRQAQVGLERETALARLNAELEVREQKARAEETQKLAQLEAERRLAEAKLAQERALAAAKAQAELEKLKLEQEAEAARLAHERRMAAVRAEAELEKLHQEQQAQASRHAAMMEVLLQEAERARAQAKVAEARCAIAEAELAMAEMEARKARITQDPELARVRALREIENTLSPESIQLVVAQQLPQVAAAFQQKMGEVHVTAVDGANPFGYIAAAVEGVMGLAKSAGLRVPTPPVSTPPNG, via the coding sequence TCGTCACCGCGAGGCCGAGCGAGTTCCTCATCCACATGCGACGGGGCCGGGTTCGCGAGGTGAGCGGGCAGGGGGCCTCGTGCTTCAAGCTGCCGGGCGACGCGGTGGCGATCGTCCCCACGAGCGTGCAGCGGTTGCAGTTCACCGCGGACCAGGTGACGAGCGAGAAGGTGGGCGTCCAGGTGACGGGCCTGGCGGTGTACCGCATCGTGGATCCGCTGGTGGCCTTCCGGATGCTGAACTTCTCCTTCCCGGAGCGGGCGCAGCAGAAGCTGCAGGAGCTGCTGCGGGAGATGTTCGTGGGCGCGGTGCGGCGGCTGGTGGCGAACCTGTCGGTGGAGGAGTGCCTCTCCAAGCGCAAGGAGGGCATCGCCACGGAGTTGATGCGGGAGATCGCCCCGGTGGTGTCGGGCAAGGGGCGGCTGGAGGACCGGAGCGACACGGGGTGGGGCGTGGTCCTGGACACGATCGAAATCCAGGACGTGCGGGTGCTGTCGGAGACGGTGTTCGCGAACATGCAGGCGCGCTTCCGGCAGGAGCAGGAGCGGGTGGCGCGCGAGGCGGAGCTGGCGAAGGAGCGCTTCATCCGGCGGGAGGAGGCGGAGGCGGAGCGGCAGATCTCCCTGACGCGGCTGGCGACGGAGGAGGAGGTCCGTCACAAGCGGCAGGAGGCGGAGGAGCAGGCGAAGCTGGAGGCGCTGGCGGTCGAGTCGCGCGTGGAGGAGGCGCGGGTCGCCAAGGAGCGGAGCACCCGGCAGGCGCAGGTGGGGCTGGAGCGCGAGACGGCGCTGGCGAGGCTGAATGCCGAGCTGGAGGTGAGGGAGCAGAAGGCGAGGGCGGAGGAGACGCAGAAGCTGGCGCAGCTCGAGGCCGAGCGGAGGCTGGCGGAGGCGAAGCTGGCGCAGGAGCGGGCGCTGGCGGCGGCGAAGGCGCAGGCGGAGCTGGAGAAGCTGAAGCTGGAGCAGGAGGCGGAGGCGGCGCGCCTGGCACACGAGCGGCGGATGGCGGCGGTGCGCGCGGAGGCGGAGCTGGAGAAGCTGCACCAGGAGCAGCAGGCGCAGGCGTCCCGGCACGCGGCGATGATGGAGGTGCTGCTGCAGGAGGCGGAGCGGGCGAGGGCGCAGGCGAAGGTTGCGGAGGCGCGGTGTGCCATCGCCGAGGCGGAGCTGGCGATGGCGGAGATGGAGGCGCGCAAGGCCCGCATCACGCAGGACCCGGAGCTGGCGCGGGTGCGCGCGCTGCGGGAGATCGAGAACACGCTCTCACCGGAGTCCATCCAGCTGGTGGTGGCGCAGCAGCTGCCGCAGGTGGCCGCCGCGTTCCAGCAGAAGATGGGCGAGGTGCACGTGACGGCGGTGGATGGAGCCAACCCGTTCGGCTACATCGCGGCGGCGGTGGAAGGCGTCATGGGGCTGGCGAAGTCGGCGGGCCTGCGGGTGCCAACCCCGCCGGTGTCTACCCCTCCAAACGGGTGA
- the map gene encoding type I methionyl aminopeptidase — translation MSTSNTPVLPPAKLPGPNEPCWCGSGTKYKKCHRGEDSQARAPVPASRRVKPGVVSPRRPVPPHIPRPDYAETGRPGPGVKGDPATRLERMRRACRAAAEVLQVTGAALRPGVTTDAIDAIAHEEYIRRGGYPSTLNYHGFPKSLCTSVNEVILHGIPDSRPLEDGDIVNLDITIYLDGMHGDCSATFPVGKIDAASEQLLRVTRECMMLGIEAVRPGLPINVIGRAIEAHASRYGYGVVRAYCGHGIGEVFHLEPQVCHYFDPRATDIIEEGMFFTVEPMLTMGSIQHQDWDDDWTVVTADGRRSAQFEHTIHVTRDGAEILTRLEG, via the coding sequence ATGAGCACGTCCAACACGCCCGTCCTGCCCCCCGCGAAGCTTCCTGGCCCCAACGAGCCCTGCTGGTGCGGGAGCGGAACCAAGTACAAGAAGTGCCACCGGGGCGAGGACAGCCAGGCACGTGCACCGGTGCCCGCTTCCCGGCGTGTGAAGCCGGGCGTGGTGAGCCCTCGCCGTCCGGTGCCTCCCCACATCCCTCGGCCCGACTACGCGGAGACGGGTCGTCCCGGCCCCGGGGTGAAGGGAGATCCGGCGACCCGGCTGGAGCGGATGCGGAGGGCCTGCCGCGCCGCCGCCGAGGTCCTCCAGGTAACGGGTGCCGCCTTGCGGCCGGGTGTCACGACGGACGCGATCGACGCCATCGCGCACGAGGAGTACATCCGCCGCGGTGGCTACCCCAGCACGCTGAACTACCACGGGTTCCCCAAGTCGCTCTGCACCTCGGTCAACGAGGTCATCCTCCACGGCATCCCGGACAGCCGGCCCCTGGAGGACGGAGACATCGTCAACCTCGACATCACCATCTACCTCGATGGGATGCACGGCGACTGCTCGGCGACCTTCCCCGTGGGGAAGATCGACGCGGCCTCCGAGCAGCTGCTCCGGGTGACCCGCGAGTGCATGATGTTGGGCATCGAGGCGGTACGCCCGGGCCTGCCCATCAACGTCATCGGCCGGGCCATCGAGGCGCACGCCAGCCGCTATGGCTACGGCGTGGTGCGCGCCTACTGCGGACACGGCATCGGCGAGGTGTTCCACCTCGAGCCGCAGGTCTGCCACTACTTCGATCCCCGCGCGACGGACATCATCGAGGAGGGCATGTTCTTCACCGTCGAGCCCATGCTCACGATGGGCTCCATCCAGCACCAGGACTGGGATGACGACTGGACGGTGGTCACCGCGGACGGCAGGCGCTCGGCGCAGTTCGAGCACACCATCCACGTGACGCGCGATGGCGCGGAGATCCTCACCCGTTTGGAGGGGTAG
- a CDS encoding DUF1990 family protein, whose translation MEAGDGLQDGLLSAVDGAGPLLQRDYWALIDHCRCSPSELMELVSARFAEFAPEELVVFTPENERNRLLETGDELRVRIRGAGTFHVRIIHRDRQSLTLATLPGHPEAGRITFGAYRNERGDVIFHIRSRARSGSRVKYLGFRTGGEAMQTNTWADFVNTVALTVGEGVIGFIHAETTVMKKEHESADDVRGPTFLARGDET comes from the coding sequence ATGGAAGCAGGCGATGGGTTGCAGGATGGGTTGTTGTCCGCGGTGGACGGCGCCGGGCCCCTGCTGCAGCGAGACTACTGGGCCCTCATCGACCACTGCCGCTGCTCTCCCTCGGAGCTGATGGAGCTGGTGTCCGCCCGCTTCGCGGAGTTCGCCCCCGAGGAGCTGGTCGTCTTCACGCCCGAGAACGAGCGGAACCGGCTACTCGAAACGGGTGACGAGCTGCGGGTGCGCATCCGCGGGGCGGGGACGTTCCACGTGCGCATCATCCACCGGGATCGCCAGAGCCTCACCCTGGCCACCCTGCCCGGACACCCCGAGGCGGGACGCATCACCTTCGGGGCCTACCGCAACGAGCGGGGCGACGTCATCTTCCACATCCGCAGCCGGGCGCGCTCGGGCTCGCGAGTGAAGTACCTGGGGTTCCGAACGGGCGGCGAGGCCATGCAGACCAACACCTGGGCCGACTTCGTGAACACCGTGGCCCTCACCGTGGGCGAGGGCGTCATCGGCTTCATCCACGCGGAGACCACCGTGATGAAGAAGGAGCACGAGAGCGCGGATGACGTCCGGGGCCCCACCTTCCTCGCTCGGGGAGACGAGACATGA
- a CDS encoding MFS transporter yields MKTTSYRKLGLLSALYFVQGLPYGFQTTALPVYLRTQGVSLMVISSIGLLAAPWMGKALWAPLVDRYGSERIGRRKSWILPMQAGMAAACAAAAFVPVQGALPVLLGLVFVMNLFAATQDIAVDGFAVDLLEPRELGWGNSAQVVGYKVGMLTGGGLLVWMSDAIGWRGLFLTMAGLSLLVLGVAALAREPRHVAEGPGGEGARLSWDEVKERLLSLWHQPGTGWMLLFIGTYKLGETMVDVLFKPFLVDMGFTAAQIGQWVGTWGTVASLLGSAAGGLLASRMPLLGALALASCLRVFPLGGEWWLALHGPTASGVIAVTVAEHFFGGVLTTVLFAFMMSRVDRRIGATHYTLLASVEVLGKSPGGPLAGLLATGAGWSYADVFLFGMVLSVAFVLLLFPLRRTEPSPQPASPPV; encoded by the coding sequence GTGAAGACGACCTCGTACCGGAAGCTGGGGCTGCTCAGCGCGCTGTACTTCGTGCAGGGACTGCCCTACGGCTTCCAGACCACCGCGCTGCCCGTGTACCTGCGCACGCAGGGCGTGTCGTTGATGGTCATCAGCAGCATCGGGTTGTTGGCGGCTCCGTGGATGGGCAAGGCGCTGTGGGCGCCCCTGGTGGACCGCTACGGCTCGGAGCGCATCGGCCGGCGCAAGTCGTGGATATTGCCCATGCAGGCGGGCATGGCGGCGGCCTGCGCGGCGGCGGCCTTCGTACCGGTGCAGGGCGCGTTGCCCGTGCTGCTGGGGCTCGTCTTCGTGATGAACCTCTTCGCGGCCACGCAGGACATCGCGGTGGACGGCTTCGCGGTGGACCTGCTGGAGCCGCGCGAGCTGGGCTGGGGCAACTCGGCCCAGGTGGTGGGCTACAAGGTGGGGATGCTCACCGGGGGCGGGTTGCTCGTGTGGATGAGCGACGCCATCGGTTGGCGCGGCCTCTTCCTGACAATGGCGGGGTTGTCGTTGTTGGTGCTCGGGGTGGCGGCCCTGGCGCGCGAGCCCCGGCACGTGGCGGAAGGCCCGGGCGGTGAGGGGGCGCGGCTCTCCTGGGACGAGGTGAAGGAGCGGTTGCTCTCCCTGTGGCACCAGCCCGGCACGGGCTGGATGCTGCTCTTCATCGGCACCTACAAGCTGGGCGAGACGATGGTGGACGTGCTCTTCAAGCCCTTCCTCGTCGACATGGGCTTCACGGCCGCGCAGATCGGCCAGTGGGTGGGGACGTGGGGCACCGTGGCGTCGCTGCTCGGCTCGGCCGCGGGCGGACTGCTCGCCAGCCGGATGCCGCTGCTGGGGGCGTTGGCCCTCGCCTCGTGCCTGCGCGTGTTCCCGCTCGGAGGGGAGTGGTGGCTGGCGCTCCATGGTCCCACGGCGTCGGGCGTCATCGCCGTCACGGTGGCGGAGCACTTCTTCGGAGGGGTGCTCACCACGGTCCTGTTCGCGTTCATGATGTCGCGGGTGGACCGGCGCATCGGGGCCACGCACTACACGTTGCTGGCGAGCGTGGAGGTGCTGGGCAAATCGCCTGGGGGGCCCCTGGCTGGCCTGCTCGCCACCGGGGCGGGCTGGAGCTACGCGGACGTGTTCCTGTTCGGCATGGTGCTCTCGGTGGCCTTCGTGTTGCTCCTGTTCCCCCTGCGCCGGACGGAGCCCTCGCCCCAGCCCGCTTCACCTCCGGTATAG
- a CDS encoding DUF1990 family protein → MTDVEWRWMRGWSKNEVSALLERAATLPLNFEETEEQMTLDRGWSQVESQAVIARDRPGPPSGDDAFDRLKHAVIHYGFSDPRIVHAHFDASTPLEGRPVLLELKSVGPHYLCPVRIGAVRDEDTEGRTVFGFRLDTLWGHIEAGREWFLLSKDHGSGELRFHIKAAWREGHFPNWWSYVGFELMGRRYQRAWHHLSHARLRGLMRTGHLERHPEAEELSHVEVGLKSVRFYSQKALGRRLSGTEREVERVRRDKLLTTVGFGVLAGMRTFSAPALLSHQLSREPVEAPKGRAHALASRRTSRVLAVLAAGELVGDKLPWTPARISPPSLVARALSGALAGAAVAAPHQRLSAGRALLGAAAAVASSFAFYKLRQLATRRLGLPNVVAGLMEDALVVTLGGRLLAAMR, encoded by the coding sequence ATGACGGACGTGGAGTGGCGCTGGATGAGAGGCTGGTCGAAGAACGAGGTGTCGGCGCTGCTCGAGCGGGCCGCGACCCTCCCCCTCAACTTCGAGGAGACCGAGGAGCAGATGACGCTCGACAGGGGCTGGAGCCAGGTGGAGTCGCAGGCCGTCATCGCCCGCGATCGCCCGGGCCCGCCGTCCGGGGATGACGCGTTCGACAGGCTGAAGCACGCCGTCATCCACTACGGTTTCTCCGACCCGCGCATCGTGCATGCCCACTTCGATGCCTCCACGCCGTTGGAGGGACGCCCGGTGTTGCTCGAGCTGAAGAGCGTGGGCCCGCATTACCTCTGTCCGGTGCGCATCGGCGCCGTCCGCGATGAGGACACGGAGGGGCGCACCGTGTTCGGCTTCCGCCTCGACACCCTGTGGGGGCACATCGAGGCCGGGCGGGAGTGGTTCCTCCTCAGCAAGGACCACGGCAGCGGAGAGCTGCGCTTCCACATCAAGGCCGCCTGGCGCGAGGGACACTTCCCCAACTGGTGGAGCTACGTGGGCTTCGAGTTGATGGGGCGACGCTACCAGCGCGCCTGGCACCACCTGTCCCACGCGCGTCTGCGGGGGTTGATGCGCACCGGCCACCTGGAGCGGCATCCCGAGGCCGAGGAGTTGTCGCACGTGGAGGTGGGGTTGAAGTCGGTGCGGTTCTATTCGCAGAAGGCCCTGGGCCGCCGCCTCAGCGGCACCGAGCGGGAGGTGGAGCGCGTGAGACGAGACAAACTGTTGACGACCGTGGGCTTCGGGGTGCTGGCCGGAATGCGAACCTTCAGCGCCCCTGCACTCCTCAGCCACCAGCTCTCACGTGAGCCCGTCGAGGCGCCCAAAGGACGAGCACACGCACTCGCGTCGCGGCGGACCTCGCGCGTGCTGGCCGTGCTGGCGGCCGGAGAGCTGGTCGGGGACAAGCTGCCGTGGACCCCCGCACGTATCTCGCCGCCATCCCTGGTGGCACGGGCCCTCTCCGGTGCGCTGGCCGGCGCCGCCGTGGCCGCGCCACACCAACGATTGTCCGCCGGCCGGGCCCTGCTCGGTGCCGCGGCGGCCGTGGCCTCGAGCTTCGCCTTCTACAAGCTGCGACAACTGGCGACGCGCCGCCTGGGCCTGCCCAACGTGGTGGCGGGGCTGATGGAGGACGCCCTGGTCGTGACACTCGGGGGCAGGCTGCTCGCCGCCATGCGCTAG